From the genome of Neodiprion pinetum isolate iyNeoPine1 chromosome 3, iyNeoPine1.2, whole genome shotgun sequence, one region includes:
- the Surf6 gene encoding surfeit locus protein 6 homolog, which produces MQLTETRKAKSFDVKLAKQILIRENKYITDLFSRMPIPYSALHKNDEFQDDDADHEQQTNDREKMFLALGSGTSRANTLIELHEKLEQLKGKRLDYKAKLLKKGLKNRLKKKSKKEERLMQKKLAKTELAAAGGAKAKHENGDVPKFTRPKPIFNSEGKMVFSKFDFSEIGAKKVQPKVDKDPKKILQKLEKQKLKINELQQAGQKDAADELQERQAWKTVLAKASGEKVKDNPELLKKSVKKEEQKRKHSAKKWEARKEKVQKSLEEKQQKRQENINKRKRENKINNLKRASKKGRIIPGF; this is translated from the exons ATGCAGTTAACAGAGACGCGTAAGGCTAAATCATTCGACGTGAAGTTGGCGAAGCAGATATTGATAAGGGAAAATAAGTACATAACAGATTTGTTCTCCCGTATGCCTATACCATACTCTGCCCTGCACAAAAACG ATGAATTCCAAGACGATGATGCCGACCACGAGCAACAAACCAATGACAGAG AAAAGATGTTTTTGGCTCTGGGGTCAGGCACGTCGAGAGCGAATACGTTAATAGAGTtgcatgaaaaattggaaCAGTTGAAGGGAAAGCGATTGGATTATAAAgcgaaacttttgaaaaaggGCCTGAAAAAtagactgaagaaaaaaagtaaaaaagaagagagattGATGCAGAAAAAACTGGCCAAAACAGAGTTGGCTGCAGCTGGGGGTGCCAAAGCGAAGCATGAGAACGGAGATGTGCCCAAGTTCACAAGACCGaaaccaattttcaattcGGAAGGTAAAATGGTCTTCAGTAAATTCGACTTCTCAGAAATCGGTGCTAAAAAAGTACAGCCTAAAGTAGACAAGGATCCCAAAAAGATTCTGCAAAAGTTGGAAAAACAGAAGTTGAAGATAAACGAACTACAGCAAGCTGGACAAAAAGATGCGGCCGATGAACTTCAGGAGAGACAAGCTTGGAAAACTGTTCTAGCCAAGGCAAGTGGGGAAAAAGTCAAGGATAATCCAgagttattgaaaaaatcagtcAAAAAAGAAGAGCAAAAAAGGAAACATAGCGCTAAAAAATGGGAGGCTCGAAAAGAAAAGGTTCAGAAATCGCTGGAagagaaacaacaaaaaagacaagaaaacATTAACAAACGAAAAAgggaaaacaaaataaacaacCTGAAGAGAGCTTCTAAGAAGGGTCGAATCATACCTGGATTTTGA